Proteins found in one Armatimonadota bacterium genomic segment:
- a CDS encoding aspartate/glutamate racemase family protein — protein sequence MSKMIGILGGLGPKAGEGLHAAILGNTRAICDPDHLKILLYTNPHIPDRTDFLLGRISENPAGEILRSLQLLVQFGAGVCCVPCNTATCPPIWDVVEEGFAQFANGAELLNIVHITADFVTRTYPSVSHVGVLATDGTIQTEVYQRALGHHNVKAVLPTETNQKLVQGAIYHPEWGIKSKSAPVTQQARDALEAAALRLIADGAEAVILGCTEIPLAFDGTHLKGIPLVSSTDVLARECIRRAAGEDKLVPLKR from the coding sequence ATGAGTAAGATGATAGGAATCCTCGGCGGTCTTGGACCGAAGGCCGGCGAGGGGTTGCATGCCGCAATCCTTGGCAACACACGGGCGATCTGCGATCCAGACCACCTGAAAATCCTGTTGTACACCAACCCCCACATTCCCGACAGGACCGACTTCCTGCTTGGGCGCATCAGCGAGAACCCGGCGGGCGAAATTCTCCGCTCGCTTCAGCTTCTCGTGCAGTTCGGCGCGGGCGTCTGCTGCGTGCCGTGCAACACCGCCACCTGCCCGCCGATCTGGGATGTGGTGGAGGAAGGTTTCGCCCAGTTCGCCAACGGAGCGGAGCTGCTGAACATCGTGCACATCACTGCGGACTTCGTGACGCGGACCTACCCCAGCGTGTCTCATGTCGGAGTACTGGCCACCGACGGGACCATTCAAACGGAAGTATACCAGCGCGCGCTGGGGCATCACAATGTCAAGGCCGTATTGCCCACGGAAACCAACCAGAAGTTGGTCCAGGGCGCGATCTACCACCCGGAGTGGGGCATCAAGTCCAAGTCCGCCCCGGTCACGCAGCAGGCCCGCGATGCCCTGGAAGCAGCGGCCCTCCGTTTGATCGCCGACGGCGCGGAGGCGGTCATCCTCGGATGTACCGAGATCCCCCTGGCGTTCGACGGCACCCACCTCAAGGGCATCCCGCTAGTCAGCTCTACCGATGTGCTTGCGCGAGAGTGCATTCGGCGGGCCGCAGGCGAGGACAAGCTGGTTCCGCTCAAACGGTAA
- a CDS encoding glycosyltransferase family 2 protein, producing MELSVVIPAYNEIATIDEIVSRVRAVDVPKEIILVDNCSTDGTRERIQELASQPGIRAILQERNMRKGNSVKRGIAAAQGEFIIIQDADLEYDPQDYLVLLEAARKPETFAVIGSRIRGMKARGEKLPPGAFSLGREAINAFFRILFWSGLTDIASCYKLARREVFQGLNLRSNSFDLDFEIAAKFVKGARRSGKRVAEIPIRYSPRTIREGKKIGWRDGFAALWTILKFRFID from the coding sequence ATGGAACTCAGCGTGGTGATTCCCGCTTACAACGAGATAGCGACCATCGACGAAATCGTCTCCAGAGTGCGCGCGGTGGATGTGCCCAAGGAGATCATCCTTGTCGACAACTGCTCTACCGACGGCACCCGCGAGCGAATCCAGGAACTCGCGAGCCAACCGGGCATCCGCGCGATTCTGCAAGAGCGAAACATGCGCAAGGGCAACTCTGTCAAAAGGGGTATCGCCGCGGCGCAGGGCGAGTTCATCATCATCCAAGACGCCGATCTGGAATACGACCCACAGGATTACCTGGTTCTTCTCGAAGCCGCCCGCAAGCCCGAGACTTTCGCGGTGATCGGGTCCCGCATTAGAGGGATGAAGGCGCGCGGGGAGAAGCTCCCGCCGGGGGCGTTTTCCCTCGGGCGCGAAGCGATCAATGCATTCTTCCGAATCCTTTTCTGGAGCGGGTTGACGGACATCGCCAGCTGCTACAAGCTGGCCCGGCGCGAAGTCTTCCAGGGCCTGAACCTGCGGAGCAATAGTTTCGACCTGGACTTCGAGATCGCCGCGAAGTTCGTCAAAGGGGCCCGGCGCTCGGGCAAGCGCGTGGCCGAAATCCCCATCCGCTATTCTCCCCGCACCATCCGTGAGGGCAAGAAAATCGGTTGGCGTGACGGCTTCGCTGCCCTGTGGACCATCCTGAAGTTCCGCTTCATCGATTGA
- a CDS encoding glucose-1-phosphate cytidylyltransferase, with protein MKAAIFVGGRGTRLFGDQAPMPKALFHVGDRPIIWHILRMYMARNIREFVLLLGYRGDLITDYFVNHAAFIDADVRVSSGAGTPEVAILDGVREEWHVTLCSTGVDTEKGDRLRLARRYLEDEPHFMATYGDGLSDIDLGALADFHLSHGKLATMTTVRVHSQWGHVRTGDGGLVTALEEKPMLPSRINGGFFVFRREVLDLLQPGDPFETGLLPRLAAMGELIAYEHDGFWTAMDTYKDNQVLNELWDAGVAPWKTWA; from the coding sequence GTGAAAGCCGCGATCTTCGTGGGTGGACGGGGCACCCGTTTATTCGGGGACCAGGCACCCATGCCCAAAGCCTTGTTCCACGTGGGCGACCGCCCCATCATCTGGCATATCCTGCGCATGTATATGGCCCGCAACATCCGCGAATTCGTCCTGCTCCTGGGCTACCGTGGCGACCTGATCACTGACTACTTCGTCAATCATGCGGCCTTCATCGACGCGGACGTGCGTGTGAGCAGCGGGGCCGGCACGCCCGAAGTCGCGATTCTCGACGGCGTCCGAGAAGAGTGGCATGTCACTCTCTGCTCGACCGGAGTGGATACGGAGAAAGGCGACCGCCTTCGGTTAGCACGCCGATACCTCGAGGATGAGCCGCATTTCATGGCAACCTACGGGGACGGGTTGTCTGACATCGACCTGGGGGCGCTGGCAGACTTCCACCTGTCCCATGGGAAGCTGGCAACCATGACCACGGTCCGGGTTCACTCGCAGTGGGGTCATGTGCGGACCGGCGATGGCGGCTTAGTGACGGCCCTGGAGGAGAAGCCCATGTTGCCCAGCCGCATCAACGGGGGTTTCTTCGTGTTCCGCCGCGAAGTGCTGGATCTCTTGCAGCCGGGCGATCCCTTCGAGACCGGCCTGCTGCCCCGTCTGGCGGCCATGGGGGAGTTGATTGCCTACGAGCATGACGGCTTTTGGACCGCGATGGACACTTACAAGGACAACCAGGTGCTCAACGAACTCTGGGATGCAGGCGTCGCGCCCTGGAAGACGTGGGCGTGA
- a CDS encoding cold shock domain-containing protein — protein MASGLWLERASRRICSAIRRASPSGQQPHRPPDAAVPFRPRREAVAHSAGCEVTAASPFVSGYTREKRRSPGWTELTCFRERTPCSLPRLTQAGVLNTVVNRARVAPLSGPHREASSLRLTGRIKWFDAQKGYGFIEREGQPDVFVHYSALQMEGFKTIEDGAEVEFEIVQGEKGPAAANVVKIAAGGSAGEPDDSSEALW, from the coding sequence ATGGCCTCCGGGTTATGGCTGGAGCGAGCTTCTCGCAGGATATGTTCCGCAATCCGCAGGGCAAGTCCTTCCGGGCAGCAGCCTCACAGGCCCCCTGATGCAGCCGTCCCCTTCCGCCCCCGGAGAGAGGCTGTCGCGCACTCCGCGGGCTGCGAGGTAACAGCGGCGTCTCCTTTCGTTTCCGGGTACACCCGCGAAAAGAGAAGAAGCCCCGGCTGGACCGAACTCACCTGTTTTCGGGAACGCACCCCCTGCAGCCTCCCGCGGTTGACACAGGCCGGGGTGTTGAATACAGTAGTGAATAGAGCTCGGGTCGCGCCGCTGTCTGGTCCACATCGGGAGGCGAGTTCCTTGCGCTTGACGGGACGGATCAAGTGGTTCGACGCACAGAAGGGCTATGGGTTCATCGAACGAGAAGGCCAGCCCGACGTGTTCGTCCACTACTCGGCGCTGCAGATGGAAGGGTTCAAGACGATCGAGGACGGGGCTGAAGTGGAGTTCGAGATCGTCCAGGGGGAGAAGGGTCCGGCAGCCGCGAATGTCGTGAAAATCGCGGCTGGAGGGTCCGCGGGCGAACCGGATGACTCTTCTGAAGCCCTCTGGTAA
- the lptB gene encoding LPS export ABC transporter ATP-binding protein — protein sequence MPLEAIELKKSYRGREVVRGVSFTVNRGEIVGLLGPNGAGKTTSFYMTLGLVQSDSGRVLLEGEDLNGLPMHVRCRKGIGYLAQEPSVFRKLTVRENLLLILELQGLSRAEQFDRADTLLEKLGLSALANSKGMVLSGGEQRRVEIARTLCTNPSYILLDEPFTGVDPIAIEDIQNIVRGLKDEDTGILITDHNVRETLGITDRAYIISDGIIRTQGSAADLPHDPIARKYYLGDRFRM from the coding sequence ATGCCGCTGGAAGCCATCGAACTGAAAAAGAGCTACCGCGGGCGCGAGGTCGTCCGCGGCGTCAGCTTCACTGTGAACCGTGGTGAGATCGTGGGCCTTCTCGGACCGAACGGAGCCGGGAAGACCACCAGTTTCTACATGACCCTGGGCCTCGTGCAGTCTGATTCAGGCCGCGTCCTGCTTGAGGGCGAAGATCTCAACGGCCTGCCCATGCATGTACGCTGCCGCAAAGGCATTGGCTATCTTGCACAGGAGCCCTCGGTTTTCCGCAAGCTCACGGTACGCGAGAATCTGCTGTTGATCCTCGAACTCCAGGGCTTGTCCCGGGCCGAGCAGTTCGACCGTGCCGACACGCTCCTGGAGAAATTGGGCCTGTCGGCTCTTGCAAACTCCAAGGGGATGGTGTTGTCGGGGGGCGAGCAGCGTCGTGTCGAGATCGCCCGGACTCTGTGCACCAACCCGTCCTACATCCTGCTGGACGAGCCTTTCACCGGCGTCGACCCCATCGCCATTGAAGACATCCAGAACATTGTGCGCGGCCTGAAGGATGAGGATACGGGCATCCTGATCACCGACCATAATGTGCGCGAGACCCTGGGAATTACGGACCGGGCGTATATCATATCGGATGGGATCATTCGCACCCAAGGCTCCGCGGCTGACTTGCCCCACGATCCCATTGCGCGCAAGTATTACCTGGGGGATCGCTTCCGCATGTGA
- a CDS encoding DUF3084 domain-containing protein gives MSPNLLIALIVLPLVGALIAWAGDVIGYRLGRNRQSLFGLRPRMTARLVAVAVGAALPLAGLGFAMSVSQDARDALLRIRQLREQAETLKVRNANLSAKIERAEKDARDARLEAEDATAKRDEAAAQLSTTRGALGASQAALSRTRDSLHAARQGLQATRKNLSGTKRNLEAARASLRIAREALADARERLTTTQGDLSSVRADLDQTKGELETVSKELDSVSKELMSSQAEVHKIQGLRREIELAEEHLGELDVQLAEARETVERYRREREAIMDQQVAYEPGAELVRGIVESHWAPEQLEAIIRELISYASQAAASHGIAPGPTGRSVEVVFPLPPGRAHPTEADIVQEVVNRISQADEPAYVVIVKAWDGAFDRQAEPMTVELWTAPNKVIFRPGETVFSTVIDGSLSRGYVFRRLWQTARQVRNIAADRGMLPIPQTGHYLEIPAEELLDALDEILEIGAPTRVDVVVETEARVAQRTDDPMLVRLDVAKVSGQ, from the coding sequence ATGTCGCCGAATCTGCTGATCGCCCTCATCGTGCTGCCCCTCGTGGGCGCCCTCATTGCCTGGGCGGGTGACGTCATCGGTTACCGCTTGGGCCGCAACCGCCAGTCCTTGTTTGGCCTGCGGCCCAGGATGACCGCGCGCCTCGTTGCGGTGGCAGTGGGTGCTGCCCTGCCTCTTGCCGGCCTCGGGTTCGCCATGTCCGTGAGCCAGGATGCCCGCGACGCGCTCTTGCGTATCCGCCAGCTTCGTGAGCAGGCTGAGACCCTGAAGGTTCGTAATGCCAATCTCAGCGCGAAGATCGAGCGTGCCGAGAAGGATGCGCGCGATGCCCGCCTGGAGGCGGAAGATGCGACCGCGAAACGCGATGAGGCAGCAGCGCAGCTTTCCACCACACGGGGCGCACTGGGGGCGAGCCAGGCGGCCCTGAGCCGGACCCGTGATTCTCTTCACGCCGCGCGACAAGGGCTGCAGGCTACCCGGAAGAACCTGTCGGGCACCAAGAGAAATCTCGAGGCAGCCCGCGCATCACTCAGAATCGCCCGCGAGGCCCTGGCAGACGCGCGCGAGCGACTCACCACCACACAGGGCGATCTTTCGTCGGTGCGTGCCGACCTGGATCAGACCAAAGGGGAACTCGAAACGGTCTCAAAGGAACTGGACAGTGTGTCCAAGGAACTCATGAGCAGCCAAGCGGAGGTTCACAAGATACAGGGACTGCGAAGGGAAATTGAGCTCGCCGAGGAGCACTTGGGCGAACTGGACGTGCAACTGGCCGAGGCCCGTGAGACGGTGGAACGCTATCGCCGCGAGCGGGAAGCGATTATGGACCAGCAGGTCGCCTATGAGCCCGGAGCGGAGCTCGTGCGGGGCATCGTAGAAAGCCATTGGGCTCCCGAACAGCTTGAGGCGATCATCCGCGAACTGATCAGCTATGCCAGCCAGGCGGCGGCAAGCCACGGCATTGCGCCCGGGCCTACGGGCAGGTCGGTCGAGGTGGTGTTTCCCCTGCCTCCCGGCCGAGCTCATCCCACCGAAGCAGACATTGTGCAGGAAGTGGTCAACCGCATCTCCCAGGCAGACGAGCCCGCTTACGTGGTAATCGTCAAAGCTTGGGACGGCGCCTTTGACCGGCAAGCGGAGCCGATGACGGTCGAGTTGTGGACCGCGCCCAACAAGGTGATTTTCCGGCCCGGTGAGACTGTGTTCTCCACCGTCATCGACGGCAGCCTCTCCCGCGGCTATGTGTTCCGCAGGCTGTGGCAGACGGCGCGGCAGGTGCGTAATATCGCGGCTGACCGGGGCATGCTCCCAATCCCGCAGACTGGTCACTATCTTGAGATTCCGGCGGAGGAGCTGCTGGATGCCCTCGATGAGATACTCGAGATCGGGGCGCCAACCCGAGTGGACGTCGTTGTTGAGACTGAAGCCCGCGTCGCGCAGCGCACAGATGACCCCATGCTGGTACGCCTGGATGTGGCAAAGGTGAGCGGCCAGTGA
- a CDS encoding pre-16S rRNA-processing nuclease YqgF encodes MTVRPHCLLAIDPGKAKCGLAVVALDGSCLDLSISPNVRLAADVADLIARHSPSLILVGDSTGRGLVLEMLPTVGIPVQVVAERGTTLGARALYFRDHPPRGFARLIPTGMRVPPRPVDDYAALAIALDWLRSHPEGITADQSP; translated from the coding sequence GTGACCGTCCGGCCGCATTGCCTCCTCGCGATTGACCCGGGCAAAGCCAAATGCGGCCTGGCGGTCGTCGCCCTCGACGGCTCCTGTCTCGACCTGAGCATTTCGCCCAACGTGCGCTTGGCCGCTGATGTCGCCGATCTCATCGCCAGGCATTCCCCGTCGCTGATTCTCGTGGGCGACAGCACGGGCCGGGGGCTCGTGCTGGAAATGCTTCCAACCGTGGGCATTCCCGTTCAGGTTGTCGCGGAACGCGGCACCACTCTTGGCGCCCGGGCGCTGTATTTTCGCGATCACCCCCCACGGGGGTTTGCTCGCCTGATCCCGACGGGAATGCGGGTCCCTCCGCGGCCGGTGGATGACTACGCGGCCCTGGCCATCGCGCTGGACTGGTTACGTTCCCACCCGGAGGGCATCACAGCGGATCAGTCCCCCTGA
- a CDS encoding YjgP/YjgQ family permease → MKIIDRYIGTQFAGPFLVGVAAFVAILLGVGPVFDAARLVVRDGFPLALVLQVFLLRIPSIIALTLPMGTVFAALMGSGELSSHGEIVAMRAGGISIWRLATPVVFAGMCITVLAFLFNEAIGPVSSAKASALLREYVLTTRDVDEPMVLRIPDRGEAKLLVYADRLSVREGRMSNVTIIEFKGKRAPDLYFAESAHWDGKQWVMRNAQHRWMTDKGYAEVVSETARAPIGKSPEEIRSGGKRKPEEYTLAQLQAEIKRLEDPESAPPGNRNLRLTFIQHLHLRFAVPWAAICFAILGFPLGMRPQRTSTGVGFGISLAIVFVYYIVFNVLRAFGEQGALSPLIAAWLPNAVVLSVGLGLMYDASR, encoded by the coding sequence ATGAAGATCATCGACCGCTATATAGGAACACAGTTCGCGGGCCCCTTCCTGGTGGGGGTGGCCGCTTTCGTGGCTATCCTGCTGGGCGTCGGCCCCGTATTCGATGCCGCGCGACTCGTGGTGCGCGACGGGTTCCCGCTCGCTCTCGTCCTCCAGGTCTTCCTCCTGCGAATCCCCTCGATCATCGCACTGACGCTGCCCATGGGCACCGTTTTTGCCGCGCTGATGGGTTCGGGCGAGCTTTCAAGCCACGGCGAGATCGTTGCTATGCGAGCGGGCGGGATCAGCATCTGGCGTCTTGCCACCCCCGTTGTCTTCGCCGGAATGTGCATCACGGTCCTGGCATTCCTGTTCAACGAGGCCATAGGTCCGGTCTCCAGCGCGAAGGCGTCAGCCCTGCTGCGTGAGTACGTGCTCACAACCCGAGATGTCGACGAGCCCATGGTGCTGCGGATACCCGACCGCGGCGAGGCAAAGCTTCTCGTTTATGCCGACCGCCTCAGCGTCCGCGAGGGCCGGATGTCCAACGTCACCATCATCGAATTCAAGGGCAAGCGTGCGCCGGACCTGTATTTCGCGGAGTCGGCGCATTGGGACGGGAAGCAGTGGGTCATGCGCAACGCCCAGCACCGGTGGATGACAGACAAGGGTTACGCGGAAGTCGTGAGCGAGACCGCGCGGGCGCCCATAGGCAAGTCCCCGGAGGAGATCCGCTCCGGCGGCAAGCGAAAGCCCGAGGAATACACGCTGGCCCAGTTGCAGGCCGAGATCAAGCGCCTCGAGGACCCCGAGAGCGCGCCTCCCGGCAATCGCAACCTGCGACTGACATTCATTCAGCACCTGCACCTGCGCTTTGCGGTGCCATGGGCCGCGATATGCTTCGCGATCCTCGGGTTCCCACTGGGCATGAGGCCGCAACGCACCAGCACCGGCGTGGGCTTCGGCATCTCGCTGGCGATTGTTTTCGTGTACTATATTGTGTTCAACGTGCTTCGAGCTTTCGGCGAGCAGGGGGCATTGTCGCCACTAATCGCTGCGTGGCTGCCCAATGCCGTTGTCTTGTCGGTGGGCTTGGGGCTCATGTACGACGCATCACGGTAG
- the lptC gene encoding LPS export ABC transporter periplasmic protein LptC: protein MRPRVAYLVAAAAVLLSIGVVWLATRQPGTPAGDDRGRPVATKKPNDLERIQVEFEGLKLNEYDDQGKLLWQVKSRGSIAFDRKTMRATGTDILWELARGAEEKLEVRAEQFVIDMKNRAVRFADGVEAKSTVGGSSFACESLDYNMGTQVLEASGPVTASYAGYDLKSGKLVAERASDMITLSDTVTLQYQGYSVKCGQATVDSDTAVATLTGSPTLDGHGYHARTEKAIFRRKDGRLDLSGGVKVTHENITAEAPRARATNDGKNWELSGGVTLKGKGVTATAPKLIIDAKSGTATFLGKVTARARVPR from the coding sequence ATGAGACCACGCGTAGCGTACCTGGTGGCGGCGGCCGCCGTGCTGTTGTCGATAGGGGTGGTCTGGCTGGCCACCCGACAGCCAGGGACGCCTGCCGGAGATGACAGGGGCAGGCCCGTCGCAACGAAGAAGCCGAACGACCTGGAGCGCATCCAGGTCGAGTTTGAAGGGCTCAAGCTCAACGAGTATGACGACCAGGGCAAACTCCTGTGGCAGGTGAAAAGCCGCGGCAGCATTGCCTTCGACCGCAAGACCATGCGCGCCACCGGGACCGATATTCTGTGGGAGCTGGCTCGGGGCGCTGAGGAAAAACTGGAAGTCCGCGCCGAGCAGTTCGTCATTGATATGAAGAATCGCGCGGTCCGGTTCGCTGACGGGGTGGAAGCCAAGTCCACGGTGGGAGGGTCGTCTTTCGCCTGCGAGAGCCTCGACTACAACATGGGCACGCAGGTGCTGGAGGCATCCGGCCCTGTAACGGCGTCGTACGCGGGGTACGACCTGAAATCCGGCAAGCTTGTGGCTGAACGGGCTTCAGACATGATCACGCTGTCGGACACGGTGACGCTGCAGTACCAGGGCTACTCAGTGAAGTGCGGGCAGGCCACAGTCGACAGCGACACAGCGGTGGCTACGCTCACGGGCTCTCCGACGCTGGACGGCCACGGATACCATGCGCGCACCGAGAAGGCGATATTTCGCCGCAAGGACGGCCGCCTGGACCTCAGCGGCGGCGTGAAAGTGACCCACGAGAACATCACCGCCGAGGCTCCCCGGGCAAGAGCAACCAACGACGGCAAGAACTGGGAGCTGTCCGGCGGCGTCACACTGAAGGGAAAGGGCGTCACAGCCACGGCCCCGAAACTCATCATCGATGCGAAGAGTGGGACTGCAACGTTCCTGGGCAAGGTGACAGCCCGGGCTCGGGTGCCCAGGTAA